The genomic DNA CGGCGCGGACGAGGTGGTGCTCCGGGCAGGCGAAGTGCTGACGATTCCCCCAAGAGTGCGCCACAAGGCCGAGGCGCTGGAGGACACGCTGGATGTGGACGTGTTCTCGCCGCCGCGGCAGGATTGGCTCGACAAGACCGATGACTATCTGAAGCAGGGCGTGGACGACCTGTTCCGCGAGCGCTGAGCTCGTGGATCTGGGGCTTCGCGGCAAGGTTGCGCTCGTCGCCGGGTCGAGCAAAGGCCTGGGCCGCGCCATCGCGGCGGAGCTCGGCGCCGAGGGATGCGATCTCGTGCTTTGCGCGCGGAGCGCCGAGCCCGTGCGCGCCGCGGCGGAGGCGATTGCGCGGGAGCACGGGGTCCGGGCGGTCGGGGTCGCCGCGGACGTGGGCGAGACGGACGAGGCTCGGCGCGTCGTGGACGAGGCCATGCGGGCGTTCGGCCGCGTCGACGTGCTGGTGACGAATGCGGGTGGGCCGCCGGCTGGCG from Gemmatimonadales bacterium includes the following:
- a CDS encoding SDR family NAD(P)-dependent oxidoreductase, giving the protein MDLGLRGKVALVAGSSKGLGRAIAAELGAEGCDLVLCARSAEPVRAAAEAIAREHGVRAVGVAADVGETDEARRVVDEAMRAFGRVDVLVTNAGGPPAGAFEQIPAEAWQKALAVLLESVLEFCRAVLPGMKERRWGRILNVTSITVKQPVEGLMLSNSVRAAVTGFARTLANEVAPFGVT